In Pseudoalteromonas sp. NC201, a single window of DNA contains:
- a CDS encoding RnfH family protein has translation MIKVEVVFALPDSATSLSVDVPEGTSAEQAVLQSGILERCPEIDANDLTLGIWNRTVKLHQVVSDGDRIEIYRPLIADPKEARRRRAEKAKEEGRASKVTGGRPVSLGDKE, from the coding sequence ATGATAAAGGTTGAAGTGGTATTTGCATTGCCTGACAGCGCGACGTCATTGTCGGTTGATGTGCCTGAGGGGACGTCAGCTGAGCAAGCGGTACTACAGTCAGGGATATTAGAAAGATGCCCAGAGATAGATGCGAATGACTTGACGCTTGGGATCTGGAATCGCACAGTAAAATTACATCAAGTAGTGAGTGACGGTGACAGAATAGAGATCTATCGTCCATTAATCGCAGACCCAAAAGAGGCGCGCAGACGCCGTGCGGAAAAAGCAAAAGAAGAGGGCCGTGCAAGCAAAGTTACCGGTGGGCGACCTGTCTCTTTAGGAGATAAGGAATAA
- a CDS encoding type II toxin-antitoxin system RatA family toxin, with product MPQIEKSALVMYSTKEMFELVNDVDAYPAFLPHCSDAKVISNDDQGMTASLEISKAGLKKWFTTKNEFDGNRVKMCLVDGPFKSLNGYWEFTALDEQACKVSLKLEFEFASKLIEMAFGKLFNEVAKNMVSAFTQRAKIVYGAR from the coding sequence ATGCCACAGATAGAAAAAAGTGCTTTGGTGATGTATAGCACCAAGGAAATGTTTGAATTGGTCAATGATGTTGACGCTTATCCCGCATTTCTACCGCATTGCTCAGATGCAAAAGTTATCAGCAATGATGATCAAGGGATGACCGCGAGTCTAGAAATTTCGAAAGCCGGCCTAAAAAAGTGGTTTACCACAAAAAATGAATTTGACGGCAATCGAGTAAAAATGTGCCTAGTAGATGGACCATTTAAGTCTTTAAATGGTTATTGGGAATTTACCGCGCTTGATGAACAGGCTTGTAAGGTGAGTTTAAAATTAGAGTTTGAATTTGCGAGCAAATTAATTGAGATGGCGTTTGGCAAGCTATTCAATGAAGTGGCCAAGAATATGGTATCTGCGTTTACCCAGCGAGCCAAAATTGTTTACGGAGCGAGATGA